Proteins encoded together in one Telopea speciosissima isolate NSW1024214 ecotype Mountain lineage chromosome 4, Tspe_v1, whole genome shotgun sequence window:
- the LOC122659227 gene encoding uncharacterized protein LOC122659227 yields MTPLKSLGPNSFPPTFYQRYWDLVEVDICKFVQEFFISGIMLRNYNATMLCLIPKTDQLETVDNFRPISFCNVAIKIATKVIVSHLKDVLDAVISPTQSTFVPERRILDNILLAHEAFHYIKNKKKGKKKLIAFKLDMKKAYDQLEWNFIEKVLLQLGFYVKWVNMIM; encoded by the coding sequence ATGACACCTCTTAAGTCTCTCGGACCAAATAGTTTTCCTCCCACATTCTATCAACGCTATTGGGATCTAGTGGAAGTGGACATCTGTAAGTTCGTTCAAGAGTTTTTTATTAGTGGTATTATGCTTCGTAATTACAATGCTACTATGCTTTGTCTTATCCCTAAAACTGATCAACTGGAAACAGTTGATAACTTTCGGCCGATTAGTTTTTGTAATGTAGCCATCAAGATTGCCACAAAAGTTATTGTTTCCCATTTGAAAGATGTTTTGGATGCAGTCATATCTCCAACTCAGTCAACCTTCGTTCCGGAGAGGCGTATTTTGGATAACATTCTTCTTGCTCATGAAGCCTTCCATtatatcaaaaacaaaaagaagggtAAGAAGAAACTCATTGCTTTCAAATTGGATATGAAAAAGGCCTATGACCAACTAGAATGGAACTTTATAGAGAAAGTTCTTCTCCAGCTAGGTTTCTATGTGAAATGGGTGAATATGATTATGTGA